A section of the Mycolicibacterium anyangense genome encodes:
- a CDS encoding MCE family protein — protein sequence MANSSRRAKIDPIWYAPVLILVIAALTALTAVLFSGGLRTTVPLTVVSDRAGLVMEDGAKVKLRGVQIGEVASVGAEHAGGANLSTLRLKIDPGPFQYLPGNVEAEIKSSTAFGAKYVDLVVPDSGSAAGHLAPGAVLHSRNVTVEVNTVFENLQSVVRSIDPAKLNAVFTAVADAVRGKGERMGQAISDANTVLLAVNPRMPTVQRDWQLFGQTMQAYSDAAQNILAILDNFTTTSSTITDNAAALDSLLLSAVGFSQSGITTLGANQPNLVRAMNILDPVTALFMKYSPTYTCLFEGAQWFLDNGGRDALGGNGKSVIMDAALLAGDDPYRYPDNLPVTNATGGPGGKPSCGSLPDASKNFPVKYLVTDTGFGTGLDVRPNPGIGFPGFANYFPATKGVPEQPRIRYPGGPAPGPPPPYPGGPAYGAPEYAPDGTPLYPPPPGGQP from the coding sequence GTGGCCAACTCGTCCCGGCGGGCGAAGATCGATCCGATCTGGTACGCCCCCGTCCTGATCCTGGTGATCGCCGCGCTCACCGCCCTGACCGCCGTGCTGTTCTCCGGAGGGCTGCGCACCACCGTTCCGTTGACCGTGGTGTCGGACCGTGCTGGCCTGGTGATGGAGGACGGCGCCAAGGTCAAGCTGCGGGGTGTGCAGATCGGCGAGGTGGCCTCCGTCGGCGCCGAGCACGCCGGCGGCGCCAACCTGTCCACACTGCGACTCAAGATCGATCCGGGACCGTTCCAGTACCTGCCCGGCAACGTCGAGGCGGAGATCAAGTCCAGCACGGCGTTCGGGGCCAAGTACGTCGACCTGGTCGTCCCGGATTCCGGCAGTGCCGCAGGACATTTGGCGCCTGGTGCGGTGCTGCACTCGCGCAATGTGACCGTCGAGGTCAACACCGTCTTCGAGAACCTTCAGTCGGTGGTGCGCTCGATCGACCCGGCCAAGCTCAACGCGGTGTTCACCGCCGTCGCCGATGCCGTCCGCGGCAAGGGTGAACGGATGGGTCAGGCGATTTCCGACGCCAACACCGTCTTGCTGGCGGTCAACCCCAGAATGCCGACCGTACAGCGGGACTGGCAGCTGTTCGGTCAGACGATGCAGGCGTATTCCGATGCCGCACAGAACATCCTGGCGATCCTGGACAACTTCACCACCACCAGCTCGACCATCACCGACAATGCCGCAGCGCTCGACAGCCTGCTGCTGTCCGCGGTCGGCTTCTCGCAGTCCGGTATCACCACGCTCGGGGCCAACCAGCCGAACCTGGTGCGCGCCATGAACATCCTCGACCCGGTCACCGCGCTGTTCATGAAGTACTCGCCGACCTACACCTGCCTGTTCGAGGGCGCGCAGTGGTTCCTGGATAACGGTGGACGGGACGCCCTGGGCGGCAACGGCAAGTCGGTCATCATGGACGCGGCACTGCTGGCCGGGGACGACCCGTACCGCTACCCGGACAACCTGCCCGTCACCAATGCCACCGGCGGGCCCGGTGGAAAGCCCAGTTGCGGCTCGTTGCCCGACGCCAGTAAGAACTTCCCGGTCAAGTACCTGGTCACCGACACCGGTTTCGGCACCGGACTCGACGTGCGGCCCAACCCGGGCATCGGATTCCCCGGCTTCGCCAACTACTTCCCGGCCACCAAGGGAGTCCCCGAACAACCGCGCATCCGGTACCCGGGCGGACCTGCCCCCGGCCCGCCGCCGCCCTATCCGGGCGGACCGGCCTACGGCGCACCCGAGTACGCCCCGGACGGAACACCGCTGTATCCGCCGCCACCGGGAGGCCAGCCGTGA
- a CDS encoding ABC transporter permease, whose translation MSTSEGNRVIDSTRKLGEQTVFYGNALAATPDALRRYPAEVLRLIAGMGMGTGALAVIGGTVVIVGFLTLSTGALIAVQGYNTLSNVGIEALTGFLGAFLNVRFIAPATAGVALAATIGAGATAQLGAMRINEEIDALEVMGIRAVTYLASTRIVAGVLAVIPIYTVAVLMSFLATRFGTTIIYGQSRGVYDHYFSTFLHPSDLMWSFIEALAMAAVVMTIHTYYGYSATGGPAGVGEAVGRAVRTSITAGVFILLTITLSVYGQSGNFHLSG comes from the coding sequence GTGAGCACCAGCGAGGGCAACCGGGTGATCGACTCCACCCGCAAACTGGGTGAGCAGACGGTCTTCTACGGCAACGCCCTGGCCGCCACCCCCGACGCCCTGCGCCGGTACCCCGCCGAGGTGCTGCGACTGATCGCCGGGATGGGCATGGGCACCGGCGCGCTCGCCGTCATCGGCGGCACCGTGGTGATCGTCGGCTTCCTGACGCTGTCCACCGGTGCGTTGATCGCGGTGCAGGGCTACAACACCTTGTCCAACGTCGGCATCGAAGCCCTCACCGGCTTCCTCGGTGCCTTCCTCAACGTCCGCTTCATCGCTCCGGCGACCGCGGGCGTGGCACTGGCCGCCACCATCGGCGCCGGCGCCACCGCTCAGCTCGGGGCGATGCGGATCAACGAGGAGATCGATGCGCTGGAGGTGATGGGCATCCGGGCGGTGACCTATCTGGCCTCGACGCGCATCGTCGCCGGTGTGCTGGCGGTCATCCCGATCTACACGGTCGCCGTGCTGATGTCGTTCCTGGCCACCAGGTTCGGCACCACCATCATCTACGGCCAGTCCCGGGGCGTGTACGACCACTACTTCTCGACGTTCCTGCACCCGAGCGACCTGATGTGGTCGTTCATCGAAGCCCTGGCCATGGCGGCGGTGGTGATGACCATCCACACCTACTACGGCTACAGCGCCACCGGAGGACCGGCCGGCGTCGGGGAGGCCGTCGGCCGGGCGGTGCGCACCTCGATCACCGCCGGCGTCTTCATCCTGCTGACCATCACGCTGTCCGTCTACGGACAGTCCGGCAACTTCCATCTGTCGGGGTGA
- a CDS encoding MlaE family ABC transporter permease, whose protein sequence is MFRRPFAWRELLDQIWFVARVSIVPTVVLSIPYTVLIVFTLNIVLLEVGAGDLSGAGAALASVTQVGPVVTAIVVAGAGSTAMCADLGARTIREEIDAMKVIGVDPIQALVVPRVIAATFVALMLYSVVAVVGLAGSYFFVVYIQHVTPGAFVAGMTLLTGLPQVIVSLVKALLFGLSAGLIACYKGLSVGGGPTAVGNAVNETVVFAFMALFLINILATAFGVKVAP, encoded by the coding sequence ATGTTCCGCCGCCCGTTCGCCTGGCGTGAGCTCCTCGACCAGATCTGGTTCGTGGCCCGGGTGTCGATCGTGCCCACCGTGGTGCTGTCGATTCCCTACACGGTGTTGATCGTCTTCACCCTGAACATCGTTCTGCTGGAGGTCGGCGCGGGTGACCTGTCCGGTGCCGGCGCCGCGCTCGCCTCGGTCACCCAGGTCGGCCCGGTGGTGACGGCGATCGTCGTCGCCGGCGCCGGCTCGACCGCGATGTGCGCGGACCTCGGCGCCCGCACCATCCGCGAGGAGATCGACGCGATGAAGGTGATCGGCGTCGACCCGATTCAAGCGCTGGTGGTGCCGCGGGTGATCGCCGCGACTTTCGTTGCGCTGATGCTGTATTCGGTGGTCGCGGTGGTCGGCCTGGCCGGCAGCTACTTCTTCGTCGTCTACATCCAGCACGTCACGCCGGGGGCGTTCGTCGCCGGCATGACCCTGCTCACCGGGCTGCCGCAGGTGATCGTCTCTCTGGTCAAGGCGCTGTTGTTCGGCCTCTCGGCCGGATTGATCGCCTGCTACAAGGGCCTGTCCGTGGGCGGCGGTCCGACCGCGGTCGGCAATGCCGTCAACGAGACTGTGGTTTTCGCGTTCATGGCGCTGTTCCTGATCAACATCCTGGCCACGGCGTTCGGTGTGAAGGTGGCGCCGTGA
- a CDS encoding UBP-type zinc finger domain-containing protein encodes MADAVDPSVPPSGTGCVECDAAGGWWVHLRRCAACGHIGCCDDSPKRHAAAHWRQSGHAIIRSFEPGEDWFWNYQDNQYYDGPRLAPPESRPVDETVPGPRGRVPSDWAEILRTRAD; translated from the coding sequence ATGGCTGACGCGGTGGACCCGTCCGTCCCTCCGAGCGGTACAGGCTGCGTCGAGTGCGACGCCGCCGGCGGCTGGTGGGTGCACCTGCGCCGCTGCGCTGCCTGCGGCCACATCGGGTGCTGCGACGACTCACCGAAGCGCCATGCCGCCGCGCACTGGCGGCAGTCCGGTCACGCGATCATCCGGTCGTTCGAGCCGGGCGAGGACTGGTTCTGGAACTACCAGGACAACCAGTACTACGACGGACCGCGACTGGCGCCGCCGGAGAGCCGGCCGGTCGACGAGACAGTGCCCGGCCCGCGCGGCCGGGTGCCCAGCGACTGGGCCGAGATCCTGCGCACGCGGGCAGACTGA
- a CDS encoding nuclear transport factor 2 family protein has product MHAFRAAVEAGDFDALPALMADDVVFRSPIAHKPYQGRETVGVILRAVSRVFADLTYVREIGAEGAADHALVFTAKVGELDINGCDFLHVDADGLIDEFTVMLRPLRAVNAFAERMSEEFAKEMQRSGLSG; this is encoded by the coding sequence ATGCATGCATTTCGCGCTGCTGTCGAAGCCGGTGACTTCGATGCCCTGCCCGCGCTGATGGCCGACGACGTGGTGTTCCGCAGCCCCATTGCGCACAAGCCGTACCAGGGTCGCGAGACCGTCGGGGTGATCCTTCGGGCCGTCTCGCGGGTGTTCGCCGACCTGACCTATGTCCGGGAGATCGGCGCCGAGGGCGCTGCCGACCACGCGTTGGTGTTCACCGCCAAGGTTGGCGAACTCGATATCAACGGGTGCGATTTCCTGCACGTCGATGCCGACGGGCTCATCGACGAGTTCACCGTGATGCTGCGTCCGCTGCGGGCCGTCAACGCCTTCGCCGAGCGGATGAGCGAGGAATTCGCGAAAGAGATGCAGCGGTCCGGTCTTTCGGGCTGA
- a CDS encoding TetR/AcrR family transcriptional regulator, translated as MIRPAQTARSERTRDALRRAAMVRFLAQGVEETSAEQIAADAGVSLRTFYRHFTSKHDLLFADYDAGLEWFRAALKARSPAEPILESVQSAIDASPYDPEAVAQIAALRAKELDPGSIVRHTRQVEAEFADAVAEQMSAGAEAASVDERLYVIVSSRCIAAAVFGAMEMWMTGDDQSLEELQRLCRAALALLRPDHLTG; from the coding sequence GTGATTCGGCCTGCTCAGACCGCTCGCAGCGAGCGCACCCGCGACGCGCTGCGGCGCGCCGCCATGGTTCGGTTCCTCGCCCAGGGCGTCGAAGAGACCTCGGCCGAGCAGATCGCGGCGGACGCCGGGGTGTCGCTGCGCACCTTCTACCGCCACTTCACCTCCAAACACGACCTGCTGTTCGCCGACTACGACGCCGGGCTGGAGTGGTTCCGCGCCGCGCTGAAGGCGCGCTCGCCCGCGGAGCCGATCCTGGAATCCGTGCAATCGGCCATCGACGCCTCCCCGTATGACCCGGAGGCCGTCGCGCAGATTGCCGCACTGCGCGCCAAGGAACTGGACCCCGGCAGCATCGTGCGGCATACCCGGCAGGTGGAGGCCGAATTCGCCGATGCCGTCGCCGAACAGATGTCGGCCGGTGCCGAGGCGGCCTCGGTGGATGAACGCCTCTACGTCATCGTCTCGTCCCGCTGCATCGCCGCAGCCGTCTTCGGTGCCATGGAGATGTGGATGACCGGTGATGACCAGTCGCTGGAGGAACTCCAGCGGTTGTGTCGCGCCGCGCTCGCGCTCCTGCGCCCCGACCACCTCACCGGCTAG
- a CDS encoding DUF2834 domain-containing protein — protein MTLIVHAVLAVLVIAWVIQSNPTIFRRPATGPALSALEVAYYVAGIASVVLGWYFNIKFVHQYADGTGNVFSGNGSWWQFITLGYDNPAAASASQDYTIGNVILLPLFTIVDGYRRGIRRPWLFFVSSLFTSFAFAWAFYLATAERQRRHQKAAQTVVASVG, from the coding sequence ATGACGCTGATCGTGCATGCCGTGCTCGCCGTCCTGGTGATCGCCTGGGTCATCCAGTCCAACCCGACGATCTTTCGTCGGCCCGCCACCGGGCCGGCGTTGAGTGCCCTCGAGGTGGCCTACTACGTGGCCGGTATCGCCTCGGTCGTGTTGGGCTGGTACTTCAACATCAAGTTCGTCCACCAGTACGCCGACGGCACCGGCAACGTCTTCAGCGGTAATGGAAGCTGGTGGCAATTCATCACTTTGGGCTACGACAACCCGGCTGCGGCGTCGGCCAGCCAGGACTACACCATCGGCAACGTCATCCTGCTGCCGTTGTTCACCATCGTGGACGGCTACCGGCGCGGGATTCGCAGACCCTGGCTGTTCTTCGTCTCCAGCCTGTTCACCAGCTTCGCTTTCGCGTGGGCGTTCTACCTGGCGACCGCGGAGCGCCAGCGCCGCCACCAGAAGGCGGCTCAGACGGTCGTCGCCAGCGTCGGGTAG
- a CDS encoding alkene reductase: MTYTLAADAALLAPITIGTVTARNRIFMAPLTRSRAQADGTPSDLQVEYYAQRAAAGLIITEATAVSPGGNGAYLNTPGIYTDAHERQWAEVAEAVHDRDGLIFMQIWHVGRMAHPDISGGESVAPSAIAAEMSAHTPDGKKPLPVPRALETAEIPGIVAHFRAAARRAVDAGMDGVEIHSANGYLLHQFLADSTNRRTDHYGGSPENRARLAAEVIEAVAQEIGPDRVGVRISPGSHAGDIHEIDTVSAYEALLQRISSLDLAYLHVLMNPDAEEFGTIRALWPGTFVLNTGRDVQTSFCQLENLADWGVISAATVGRSYLANPDLIDRLLLGAELTEPDVATFYSPGPRGYVDYPTLATTV; the protein is encoded by the coding sequence ATGACGTACACCCTGGCCGCTGACGCAGCTCTGCTTGCACCGATCACCATCGGCACTGTGACCGCGCGTAATCGGATCTTCATGGCGCCGCTCACCCGCAGCCGGGCACAGGCTGACGGCACTCCGAGTGATCTGCAGGTCGAGTACTACGCGCAGCGGGCGGCGGCAGGTCTGATCATCACCGAGGCCACCGCCGTCTCGCCGGGTGGCAACGGCGCCTATCTCAACACTCCGGGCATCTACACCGATGCCCACGAGCGCCAGTGGGCCGAGGTCGCCGAGGCCGTCCATGATCGTGACGGACTGATCTTCATGCAGATCTGGCACGTCGGTCGGATGGCGCACCCCGACATCAGCGGCGGCGAATCGGTGGCGCCCTCGGCGATCGCTGCCGAGATGTCCGCGCACACGCCGGACGGCAAGAAGCCGTTGCCGGTGCCGCGGGCGCTGGAGACCGCCGAAATCCCCGGGATCGTCGCACACTTCCGCGCAGCGGCCCGGCGGGCCGTGGACGCCGGCATGGACGGCGTCGAGATCCACTCCGCCAACGGCTATCTGTTGCACCAGTTCCTGGCCGACTCGACCAATCGGCGCACCGACCACTACGGCGGCTCACCGGAGAATCGTGCGCGGCTGGCGGCCGAGGTCATCGAGGCGGTTGCCCAGGAGATCGGCCCCGACCGGGTCGGGGTGCGGATCTCGCCGGGAAGCCACGCCGGCGACATTCACGAGATTGACACCGTCTCCGCGTACGAGGCTCTGCTGCAGCGCATTTCATCGTTGGATCTGGCCTATCTGCATGTCCTGATGAATCCCGACGCCGAGGAGTTCGGGACGATTCGCGCGCTGTGGCCGGGCACCTTCGTGCTCAACACCGGCCGTGACGTGCAGACCAGCTTCTGCCAGTTGGAGAACCTCGCGGACTGGGGTGTCATCAGTGCCGCCACCGTCGGTCGGTCCTACCTGGCCAATCCCGATCTGATCGACCGGTTGCTGCTGGGTGCCGAACTCACCGAGCCCGACGTGGCGACGTTCTATTCACCCGGCCCGCGGGGCTACGTCGACTACCCGACGCTGGCGACGACCGTCTGA
- a CDS encoding 13E12 repeat family protein, protein MLSSVVVEGFAEVNAALDAVAEVDLSGLDPQQLLHLAALTEKTLRRLTVISHDVSLHVSRRGVAEVGGAPAKVLADWLRISPAEARRRARVAEPLAERTTLTGEALAPHQPATAQAWRSGDLDGEHVRVIQRFLADLPLDVTAAQREKAEAFLAEHARLLRPDQLARLADRLAIELNPDGVFSDEDRARKRGFILGRQRSDGMTEARLCATPELRSYLEALLAKFGAPGMCNPADQTAVTDGEPVQAQVQADTRTVAQRHHDALMAVLRSTLGDPKLGRHHGLPVTVVVSATLQELQERTGYGVTGGGGLVPMEDVIRMAAHSYHYLALFDGVTGQSLWLGRTKRLATADQRIVLHARDRGCTAPGCTVPGYGCQVQHAAKDWSDGGATNIDELAFACQCDNLLVENGGWSTRKLPNGDTEWIPPSHLPLPGGTNAYHHPERFLREREGPRRE, encoded by the coding sequence ATGCTTTCGAGTGTGGTGGTGGAAGGATTCGCGGAGGTCAACGCCGCGCTCGATGCCGTCGCCGAGGTGGATCTGAGTGGGCTCGATCCGCAGCAGCTACTGCACCTGGCCGCCCTCACCGAGAAGACCTTGCGCCGGCTCACCGTGATATCCCACGACGTCAGTCTGCACGTGAGCCGTCGCGGCGTCGCCGAAGTCGGGGGCGCTCCGGCCAAGGTACTGGCGGACTGGCTGCGCATCAGCCCCGCCGAAGCTCGCCGCCGTGCCCGGGTCGCCGAACCCCTGGCCGAGCGCACCACCCTCACCGGTGAAGCGTTGGCGCCTCACCAGCCGGCCACGGCGCAGGCCTGGCGATCCGGCGATCTCGACGGCGAACACGTGCGCGTCATCCAGCGCTTCCTGGCCGACCTGCCGCTGGACGTCACGGCGGCGCAACGGGAGAAGGCCGAAGCGTTTCTCGCCGAGCATGCCCGGCTGCTGCGTCCCGACCAGCTGGCCCGGCTCGCCGACCGACTGGCCATCGAGCTCAATCCAGACGGGGTATTCAGCGACGAGGACCGCGCCCGCAAGCGAGGGTTCATCCTGGGCCGCCAGCGCTCGGACGGGATGACCGAGGCCAGGCTGTGCGCCACCCCGGAGCTGCGGTCCTATCTGGAAGCTCTGCTGGCCAAGTTCGGCGCCCCGGGCATGTGTAATCCGGCCGACCAGACCGCCGTCACCGACGGTGAACCGGTGCAGGCCCAGGTTCAAGCGGACACCCGCACCGTGGCCCAACGCCATCACGATGCTCTGATGGCTGTGCTGCGCTCCACATTGGGAGATCCGAAACTGGGCCGGCACCACGGCCTGCCGGTGACCGTGGTGGTCTCGGCCACGCTGCAGGAGTTGCAGGAGCGCACCGGCTACGGCGTCACCGGCGGAGGAGGGCTGGTGCCGATGGAAGACGTCATCCGGATGGCCGCCCATTCCTACCACTACCTCGCCCTGTTCGACGGGGTCACCGGGCAGTCGCTCTGGCTGGGGCGCACCAAACGGCTGGCCACTGCGGACCAGCGAATCGTGTTGCACGCCAGGGATCGTGGCTGTACAGCACCGGGATGCACGGTGCCGGGTTACGGCTGTCAGGTGCAGCATGCGGCCAAGGACTGGTCCGACGGTGGCGCCACCAACATCGATGAACTCGCGTTCGCGTGCCAGTGTGACAACCTGCTCGTCGAGAACGGTGGCTGGAGTACCCGAAAGCTGCCCAACGGGGACACCGAATGGATACCGCCGTCGCACCTGCCACTGCCCGGTGGCACCAATGCCTATCACCATCCGGAGCGCTTTCTCAGGGAACGCGAAGGCCCGCGCCGGGAATGA
- a CDS encoding DinB family protein, producing the protein MVPFEVLMADERTQLDAFVEEYRAAIEATLSGLTEEQVRIRLVPSATTLLGLLKHVTWMQRVWFEQCVVGMSRRELGLVQSVDESFRLGDGDTIASVTAAYRQSCETARAAVAGLPLDAVVTGHQAGPRTLHWVYLQVLREFAHHCGHADILREQIVADPA; encoded by the coding sequence ATGGTCCCGTTCGAGGTACTCATGGCCGATGAGCGCACCCAACTGGACGCGTTTGTCGAGGAATATCGGGCCGCTATCGAGGCGACACTGAGCGGTCTCACCGAGGAGCAGGTTCGGATCCGGCTGGTGCCGTCGGCGACGACGTTGCTCGGGTTGCTCAAGCACGTCACATGGATGCAGCGAGTGTGGTTCGAACAATGCGTCGTTGGGATGTCCCGGCGAGAACTCGGCCTGGTTCAGAGTGTGGACGAGTCGTTCAGGCTCGGCGACGGCGACACCATCGCATCCGTGACGGCGGCCTACCGACAATCCTGTGAGACTGCCCGAGCGGCCGTAGCCGGCCTGCCACTCGACGCTGTTGTGACGGGCCATCAGGCCGGACCGCGCACGCTGCACTGGGTGTACCTACAGGTTCTGCGGGAATTCGCTCACCACTGCGGTCACGCGGACATCCTGCGCGAACAGATTGTTGCCGACCCGGCCTGA
- a CDS encoding TIGR03857 family LLM class F420-dependent oxidoreductase, with protein sequence MSQPLLDELGYYLLAGAGGEGPRTLVDEARRGEELGFGTAFISERFNVKEASSLVGAACAVTDRMQIATAATNHNTRHPLITGSWATTMHRLSGGRFTLGIGRGIGAIYSAFGIPAVTTAQMEDFANVMRRMWQGEYIFNHDGPIGKYQILGLDPDFREDIRLALVAFGPNTLKLGGRAFDDVILHTYFTPETLARCVKTVKDAAEQTGRDPDSVRVWSCFATVGDHLPEELRLKKTVARLATYLQGYGDLMVTTNKWDPAVLERFRADAVVQSIGGGIDHKATAEQIEHIATLIPEEWLEPSATGSAQQCAARVRKEFDYGADAVIMHGATPDELEPVVTAYRATV encoded by the coding sequence GTGAGTCAACCCCTGCTCGATGAGCTCGGTTACTACCTGCTGGCCGGTGCGGGTGGTGAAGGCCCCAGGACGTTGGTGGACGAGGCCCGTCGTGGTGAAGAACTCGGTTTCGGCACGGCCTTCATCTCCGAGCGCTTCAATGTCAAAGAGGCGTCCTCGCTCGTCGGCGCAGCCTGCGCCGTCACCGACCGGATGCAGATCGCCACGGCCGCAACCAATCACAACACCCGCCACCCGCTGATCACCGGATCGTGGGCCACCACCATGCACCGGCTGTCCGGCGGTCGGTTCACGCTGGGCATCGGTCGGGGAATCGGGGCCATCTACTCGGCATTCGGCATCCCTGCAGTCACCACCGCGCAGATGGAGGACTTTGCCAACGTCATGCGCCGCATGTGGCAGGGTGAGTACATCTTCAACCACGACGGTCCGATCGGGAAGTATCAGATTCTGGGCCTTGACCCCGACTTCCGGGAGGACATCAGGCTGGCGCTGGTGGCGTTCGGCCCGAACACCCTCAAGCTCGGCGGCCGAGCGTTCGACGACGTCATCCTGCACACCTACTTCACGCCGGAGACGCTGGCGCGCTGCGTCAAGACCGTCAAGGACGCCGCCGAGCAGACCGGACGGGACCCGGACAGTGTGCGCGTCTGGTCCTGTTTCGCCACCGTCGGCGATCATCTCCCCGAGGAACTCCGGTTGAAGAAGACTGTAGCCCGCCTGGCTACCTACCTGCAGGGCTACGGCGACCTGATGGTCACTACCAACAAGTGGGATCCCGCTGTGCTGGAACGCTTCCGGGCTGATGCCGTGGTGCAGTCGATCGGGGGTGGCATCGACCACAAGGCCACCGCCGAGCAGATCGAACACATCGCCACGCTGATTCCCGAGGAATGGCTGGAGCCGTCGGCGACCGGATCGGCCCAGCAGTGCGCGGCCCGGGTGCGCAAGGAATTCGATTACGGTGCCGACGCGGTGATCATGCACGGTGCGACCCCCGACGAGTTGGAGCCGGTCGTCACCGCGTACCGCGCTACGGTGTGA
- a CDS encoding ester cyclase — MARSAREVVELYNLVVWNARDFALAEELLGDNVIRHEVGESHVLTRDQAVQRVVDTWEMFDEIRFELNLVVAGDDDEHVALVYQSPMRLTDGTELCIGSMEIFRVVDGRIVEVWNCGHKQGEWK; from the coding sequence ATGGCCAGGAGTGCACGCGAGGTCGTCGAGCTGTACAACCTGGTGGTCTGGAACGCCCGGGACTTCGCTCTCGCGGAGGAATTGTTGGGCGACAACGTGATACGTCACGAGGTGGGCGAGTCGCACGTCCTCACCCGTGACCAGGCCGTCCAGCGGGTGGTGGACACCTGGGAGATGTTCGACGAGATCCGCTTCGAGCTGAACCTGGTGGTCGCCGGTGACGACGACGAACATGTCGCCCTCGTCTACCAGTCACCGATGCGACTCACCGACGGCACCGAGCTCTGCATCGGAAGTATGGAGATCTTCCGCGTCGTCGACGGCCGGATCGTCGAGGTCTGGAACTGTGGCCACAAACAAGGAGAGTGGAAGTGA